Proteins from one Nicotiana tabacum cultivar K326 chromosome 23, ASM71507v2, whole genome shotgun sequence genomic window:
- the LOC107806724 gene encoding apoptosis inhibitor 5-like protein API5, with amino-acid sequence MAEASEEAIIEKLYEYGERLNESKDKSQNVEDYENIIKASKSSNAKAMQLAAQLIPRFFKHFPSLSGRAVYAQLDFCESEELAVRVQAIRGLPLFCKDTPEHLSKIVDILVQLLTAEENVERDAVNKALLSLLRQDVKASLTALFKHIETVDEQMSDDNQRERTLVFIKDKVFPLKAELLKPPEQMERHITDLIKKSLQDVTGAEFKMFMDFLKSLSIFGDKAPAERVQELIEIIAGQADLDAQFNVSDGDHIARLIVCLFMAIPFFERGASNSKFLNYLNKHIFPVFDKLPEERKVDLLKNLAESAPYTTPQDSRQILPSVVQLLKKYMPRRKAGEEMNFSYVECLLYTFHHLAHKAPNATNSLCGYKIVTGQPSDRLGEDFSENYKEFTERLNCFEELARATIKKLTQGMAEHNKALAAAKSDEEKEKLKAQKQNATTGLRTCNNILSMAQPLHAKTPSFIGDKKINLSWKEVVKSTAPSTSSTGVKRPAGAINGSSSSAPKKGRGGGSMPNQFVDRAFQGLSYGGRSTRGRGRGRGFRGRGRGRGRGYH; translated from the exons ATGGCGGAGGCATCCGAAGAAGCCATCATCGAGAAGCTTTACGAATACGGCGAACGCCTAAACGAGTCCAAAGACAAGTCTCAG AATGTGGAGGACTAtgagaatataattaaagcatcGAAGAGCAGCAATGCTAAAGCTATGCAATTAGCAGCTCAGCTAATTCCGAGATTTTTCAAGCACTTTCCTAGTTTATCAGGCCGTGCTGTTTACGCTCAGCTGGATTTCTGTGAATCTGAAGAGCTTGCG GTTCGAGTGCAAGCCATTCGTGGACTTCCTCTTTTTTGCAAGGACACACCCGAGCATCTTTCGAAAATTGTTGACATACTCGTACAACTCCTGACTGCTG AGGAAAATGTGGAACGTGATGCAGTAAACAAAGCCCTTTTGTCCTTGTTAAGGCAAGATGTAAAAG CTTCATTGACAGCTCTTTTTAAACACATTGAGACTGTTGATGAGCAGATGTCTGATGATAATCAACGTGAAAGGACATTAGTTTTTATAAAAGACAAG GTATTTCCTCTAAAAGCTGAGCTCCTCAAGCCTCCAGAACAAATGGAAAGGCACATTACCGATCTGATTAAAAAG AGTCTACAAGATGTGACAGGAGCAGAATTTAAGATGTTCATGGATTTTCTGAAAAGTTTGAGCATATTTGGGGATAAAGCTCCTGCAGAGCGTGTGCAAGAACTGATTGAGATCATTGCAGGCCAAGCTGATCTAGATGCACAATTCAAT GTTTCAGACGGAGACCATATTGCTAGATTGATAGTCTGTTTGTTTATGGCTATTCCATTTTTTGAG AGGGGTGCCTCAAATAGCAAATTTCTAAACTATTTGAATAAGCATATTTTCCCAGTATTTGACAAG CTTCCTGAAGAACGGAAGGTAGACCTGCTCAAAAACCTTGCAGAGAGCGCACCTTACACAACTCCTCAAGACTCGAGACAGATCCTTCCCTCTGTTGTTCAACTCTTAAAG AAATATATGCCTCGTCGAAAAGCGGGAGAAGAGATGAACTTTTCTTATGTTGAGTGTTTGCTGTATACTTTTCACCATTTAGCTCACAAG GCGCCAAATGCCACCAATAGCTTATGTGGTTACAAGATTGTGACTGGACAACCATCTGACAGGCTTGGGGAAGACTTCTCGGAGAATTACAAAGAGTTCACAGAGAG GTTAAACTGTTTTGAAGAGCTTGCTAGGGCTACCATTAAGAAATTGACTCAGGGGATGGCAGAGCACAATAAAGCACTTGCTGCTGCTAAATctgatgaagaaaaggaaaaactc AAGGCTCAAAAGCAGAATGCTACTACAGGGCTGAGGACTTGCAATAATATACTGTCTATGGCTCAG CCACTACATGCAAAAACACCTTCATTCATCGGGGACAAAAAAATCAACCTTTCATGGAAGGAAGTTGTGAAATCTACAGCACCATCAACAAGTTCAACTGG AGTCAAACGACCTGCTGGTGCAATTAATGGTTCAAGTAGTTCTGCGCCAAAGAAGGGCCGGGGAGGTGGTAGCATGCCGAACCAGTTTGTTGACAGAGCTTTTCAAGGTCTGTCATATGGAGGGAGAAGTACAAGAGGTAGAGGCAGGGGAAGAGGTTTCCGCGGAAGGGGAAGGGGAAGGGGAAGGGGATATCACTAG